One window from the genome of Salvia miltiorrhiza cultivar Shanhuang (shh) chromosome 7, IMPLAD_Smil_shh, whole genome shotgun sequence encodes:
- the LOC130992868 gene encoding aldehyde dehydrogenase family 3 member H1-like isoform X2, with protein sequence MDVSAVKVIEGGIHETSALLEQKWDKIFYTGNSKVGRVILAAAAKHLTPVILELGGKCPVIVDSNINLTVAARRIISGKWGCNSGQTCVSPDYIITTKDYASKFVDALSSELEKFYGKDPVNSKDLSKIINSRHFERLTKLLDEEKVSSKIVIGGQRDKANLKITPTVILDAPQDSLILNEEIFGPLLPIIT encoded by the exons ATGGATGTCTCAGCTGTGAAAGTTATAGAAGGTGGTATTCACGAAACAAGTGCATTACTGGAACAAAAATGGGACAAAATATTTTACACAG GGAATAGCAAGGTTGGACGTGTTATATTAGCTGCTGCTGCTAAGCATCTTACACCTGTGATTTTGGAGCTTGGTGGGAAATGTCCAGTAATCGTTGATTCAAACATCAACTTAACA GTTGCGGCAAGAAGAATAATCTCAGGCAAGTGGGGATGCAACAGTGGACAAACCTGTGTTTCACCTGATTATATAATAACTACAAAGGACTATGCATCAAAATTT GTTGATGCTCTTTCATCTGAACTAGAAAAATTCTATGGAAAGGATCCTGTGAATTCAAAGGACTTgtcaaaaattataaattcccGACATTTTGAACGTCTAACAAAGCTTTTGGATGAAGAGAAGGTTTCCAGTAAAATAGTTATTGGTGGTCAACGGGATAAAGCCAATCT CAAGATCACTCCCACTGTTATACTGGATGCCCCACAAGATTCTCTGATCTTGAATG